ccacaaaaggaccagttgacatgtcagtgattctctcgttaacacaggtgagagtgttgacgaggacaaggctggagatcactctgtcatgctgattgagttagaataacagactggaagctttaaaaggagggtggtgcttgaaatcattgttcttccgctgttaaccatggttacctgcaaggaaacacgtgccgtcatcattgctttgcaaaaaaagggcttcacaggcatggatattgctgctagtaagattgcacctaaatcaatcatttatcggatcatcaagaacttcaaggagagaggttcaattgttgtgaagaaggcttcagggtgcccaagaaagttcagcaagcgccaggaccatctcctaaagttgattcagctgcgggatcggggcaccaccagtgcagagcttgctcaggaatggcagcaggcaggtgtgagtgcatctgcacgcacagtgaggcgaagacttttggaggatggcctggtgtcaagaagggcagcgaggaagccacttcactccaggaaaaacatcaggtacagactgatattctgcaaaaggtacagggattggacttcTGAGGATTGGGGTATAGTCATTTTCtcggatgaatcccctttccgattgtttggggcatccggaaaaaagcttgtccggagaagacaaggtgagcgctaccatcagtcctgtgtcatgccaacagtaaagcatcctgagaccattcatgtgtggggttgcttctcagccaagggagtgggctcactcacaattttgcctaagaacacagccatgaataaagaatggtaccaacacatcctccgagagcaacttctcccaaccatccaagaacagtttggtgacgaacaatgccttttccagcatgatggagcaccttgccataaggcaaaagtgataactaagtggctcggggaacaaaacatcgacattttgggtccatggccaggaaactccccagaccttaatcccattgagaacttatGTTCAATCCTCAAgaagcgggtggacaaacaaaaacccacaaattctgacaaactccaagcattgattatgcaagaatgggctgccatcagtcaggatgtggcccagaagttaattgacagcatgccagggcggattgcagaggtcttgaaaaagaagggtcaacactgcaaatattgactctttgcataaacttaatgtaattgtcaataaaagcctttgacacttatggaatgcttgtaattatacttcagtataccatagtaacatctgacaaaaatatctaaaaacactgaagtagcaaactttgtgaagaccaatactcgtgtcattctcaaaacttttgaccatgactgtatatgtgtattaaataggctatagcctactctatttaattgagaccacacacACCCCTGATCTCGCAAGTAGGCCTATGGCTACTGAACTTGAAGCAGCAAGAAGGATGACAGCGGTCACTTGCACTTTCTATTTTGCATATAGGATATAtcctaccttttaggaggacgatttgcaggcagagacaaataaacGGGTAATCAATATTTATTTAAAATGAAAAGACGCAACACTCTCTCACCATGGTGTCCTGTGCACGCGTTTTCCTTTTCAATTATGATACTTTTTTTGATTGCACCTTGACTCACATTGGTTGAGCGCCCTACACTTTTCCCatgatcaatatttatttacagacattGTAGTAAACTATATTCTACTGATATTTAAGGTAATTTCCTTGAAAATataactgccacgtgattctccGCCAATgcataggcagcctactctatttcaatgagaccacacataTCCTATTAGACTCACTTGATCTTGCACGCCCAACTAGGAGGCGACGAACTTTGGGACTGGTAAGGACATCTCAGGGCTTCATGCCCTCTTCTATCCGTCTTCTCCATGTATCGGTCTGGTGAAGGTCAGGTTTGGCAAGGTACAAGGTACAAGGCGGGTGGTCCAGTTCtcctttctttattttatttttttctcaactTGATATGATTTTTAAAAAACTTTAATGGATTTAAAGTGCAGTAAAACTGGCGTTTAGGTTGTTAAAATGTCAGCTTCTATTGAAGTACCTATCAGCGGGAGTAAGAGTGGATAAAATCACAATAAAATGCATCAGATATCCCCTCTAAAATGGTTTTAAAAGTGATATGCTCAATATTTAAGAAGCATGGAGAGGAGGGTGCTGGATAAAAATCTGGTCGGTCAGCTTGTTCCTCCCGAATCATGGGTTTCAGAGATGGATTGTCCACCAACCTGAGGGTAAACCTGCGCCCCAGAACagccatcctctcctctactgttctCAATCCTGAAAGTtaatgtatgtagtgtgtgtttgtgtacgtggGGAGTCTGTATGCCATCTTGATGGCAAAGTTTTGAATAGTCTGACATGAGACCTCCCCACGTTACACCAGGCTTGTGTAGCATACTCAAAGAGTGGCGGGATGTAGCTCTGGTACACTCTGATGGCTGTTCCAGGCGTGCCTCCTCCTTTCCTTCTGCAGAGTACCCTCAGGTGGTTCATtcacttccttccctccttctccatGCACTCCGTGTGGGCACTCCAGGACATGTTTTCTTGAAATGTGACCCCAAGGAACTTAGCCGTTGGGGTCGTCTGGAGTGCCTGTCCATACAGTTTAAGGTGCACTTGCTTGGTTCTTTTGGGGTTTctggagattttttttttaaaattctACAGAGAAGAGTAAGCACTGGGTCTTCAGGGGGTTGAGCTTGACCCACCACTGATTGGCTCAGTTCTCGATCTCTGTTATGCTCCTCTGTAGCTTTTTTCCAGCATAGGCAAAGGCCCAATAACAGAGGCCCAATAACAGAGATCATCTGCAAACTGGGCCACATGTCCCTCTCTTGGGTGGGGGTAATAAATATCACAGATGTACATTAAAAACAGTAGAGGACTGAggtaaagccaatttatgcttgctcTTTGCAATGAGACCCGGAGGCTcagtatggagggtgtgacgcaacaccaaatcgagctctgtaccgcattgccgtgcgcctcccaaattgtgtaacaatgcggagggctccgcaGAGCtccatacacagtgcattcggaaagtattcagaccccttgactttttccacattttgttacgttacagccttattctaaaatggattaaattgtttttttctcctcatcaatctacacccaataccccataatgacaaagcaaaaataggtttttagatgtttttgcaaattaattataaattaagaactgaaatatcacatttacttaagtattcagaccctttagtcaatactttgttgaagcacctttgattAAGagctcgagtcttcttgggtaagatgctacaagcttggcacacctgtattcccattcttctctgcatatcctctctagctctgtcaggttggatgggaagcgttgctgcacagctattttcaggtctctccagatatgttcaatcgggttcaagtccggactctggctgggccacccaaggacattcagagacttgtcccaaagccactcctgctttgtcttggctgtgtgattagggtcattgtcctgttggaaggtgaacctttgccccagtctgaggtcctgagcactctggagcatgttttcatcaaggatctctctctctactttgctcctttcatctttccctcgatcctgactagtctcccagtccctgccgctgaaaaacatccccacagcatgatgctgccaccaccatgcttcactgtagggatggtgccaggtttcctccagacgtgacgcttggcattcaggccaaagagttcaatcttggtttcatcagaccagagaatcttgtttctcatggtctgagagtcctttaggtgccttttggaaaactccaagcgggctgtcatgtgccttttactgaggagtggcttcagtctgaccactctaccataaaggcctgattggtggagtgctgcagagatggttgtccttctggaaggttctcccatctccacagaggaactcttgagctgtcagagtgaccatcgggttcttggtccttctcccccgattgctcagtttggccgggtggccagctctaggaagtcttggtggttccaaacttcttccatttaagaatgatggaggccactgtgttcttggggaccttcaatgctgcagacatttttggtaccctaccAGTTTATACGAATGGGAGTTAGCATTTAACAGTCACTtttttctaaacctgaaaagggacaacttctaaatgttatgcagcaaaaacagccaagagcaacttctcccaaccatccaagaacagtttggtgacgaacaatgccttttccagcaggatggagcaccttgccataaggcaaaagtgataactaagtggctcgggaacaaaacattgacattttgggtccatggccaggaaactccccagaccttaatcccattgagaacttgtggtcaatcctcaagaagcgggtggacaaacaaaaacccacaaattctgacaaactccaagcattgattatgcaagaatgggctgccatcagtcaggattgtggcccagaagttaattgacagcatgccagggcggattgcagaggtcttgaaaaagaagggtcaacactacaAATATTGActatttgcataaacttaatgtaattgtcaataaaagcctttgacacttatggaatgcttgtaattatacttcagtataccatagtaacatctgacaaaaatatctaaaaacactgaagcagcaaactttgtgaagaccaatacttgtgtcattctcaaaacttttgaccatgactgtatatgtgtattaaataggctatagcctactctatttaattgagaccacacacGCCCCTGATCTCGCAAGTAGGCCTATGGCTACTGAACTTGAAGCAGCAAGAAGGATGACAGCGGTCACTTGCACTTTCTATTTTGCATATAGGATATAtcctaccttttaggaggacgatttgcAGGCCAAGACATATAAACGGGTAATCAATATTTATTTAAAATGAAAAGACGCAACACTCTCTCACCATGGTGTCCTGTGCGCACGTTTTCCTTTTCAATTATGATAAAAAAAATTTGATTGCACCTTGACTCACATTGGTTGAGCGCCCTACACTTTTCCCatgatcaatatttatttacagacattGTAGTAAACTATATTCTACTCATATTTAAGGTAATTTCCTTGGAAATataactgccacgtgattctccGCCAATgcataggcagcctactctatttcaatgagaccacacataTCCTACTAGACTCACTTGATCtcgcacgcccaactaggagGCGACGAACTTTGGGACTGGTAGGGACATCTCAGGGCTTCATGCCCTCTTCTATCCGTCTTCTCCATGTATCGGTCTGGTGAAGGTCAGGTTTGGCAAGGTACAAGGCGGAGGGGGTGGTCCAGTTctcctttctttattttctttttttctcaactTGATATGATTTTTAAAAAACTTTAATGGATTTAAAGTGCAGTAAAACCGGCGTTTAGGTTGTTAAAATGTCAGCTTCTATTGAAGTACCTATCAGCGGGAGTAAGAGTGGATAAAATCACAATAAAATGCATCAGATATCCACTCTAAAATGGTTTTAAAAGTGATATGCTCAATATTTAAGAAGCATGGAGAGGAGGGTGCTGGATAAAAATCTGGGGGGTCAGCTTGTTCCTCCCGAATCATGGGTTTCAGAGATGGATTGTCCACCAACCTGAGGGTAAACCTGCGCCCCAGAACagccatcctctcctctactgttctCAATCCTGAAAGTtaatgtatgtagtgtgtgtttgtgtacgtggGGAGTCTGTATGCCATCTTGATGGCAAAGTTTTGAATAGTCTGACATGAGACCTCCCCACGTTACACCAGGCTTGTGTAGCATACTCAAAGAGTGGCGGGATGTAGCTCTGGTACACTCTGATGGCTGTTCCAGGCGTGCCTCCTCCTTTCCTTCTGCAGAGTACCCTCAGGTGGTTCATtcacttccttccctccttctccatGCACTCCGTGTGGGCACTCCAGGACATGTTTTCTTGAAATGTGACCCCAAGGAACTTAGCCGTTGGGGTCGTCTGGAGTGCCTGTCCATACAGTTTAAGGTGCACTTGCTTGGTTCTTTTGGGGTTTCTGGAGAAGAGTAAGTACTGGGTCTTCAGGGGGTTGAGCTTGACCCACCACTGATTGGCTCAGTTCTCGATCTCTGTTATGCTCCTCTGTAGCTTTTTTCCAGCATAGGCAAAGGCCCAATAACAGAGGCCCAATAACAGAGATCATCTGCAAACTGGGCCACATGTCATGGGGTAATAAATATCACAGATGTACATTAAAAACAGTAGAGGACTGAggtaaagccaatttatgcttgctcTTTGCAATGAGACCCGGAGGCTCAGTATGGAGTGTGTGACGCAACACCAAATCgagctctgtaccgcatcgctgtgcgcctcccaaattgtgtaacaatgcggagggctccgcaGAGCtccatacacagtgcattcggaaagtattcagaccccttgactttttccacattttgttacgttacagccttattctaaaatggattaaattgattttttctcctcatcaatctacacccaatgccccataatgacaaagcaaaaataggtttttagatgtttttgcaaatttattataaattaagaactgaaatatcacatttacataagtattcagaccctttagtcaatactttgttgaagcacctttgattaaggccttgagtcttcttgggtaagatgctacaagcttggcacacctgtatttggggagtttctcccattcttctctgcatatcctctctagctctgtcaggttggatgggaagtgttgctgcacagctattttcaggtctctccagatatgttcaatcgggttcaagtccggactctggctgggccacccaaggacattcagagacttgtcccaaagccactcctgctttgtcttggctgtgtgattagggtcattgtcctgttggaaggtgaacctttgccccagtctgaggtcctgagcactctggagcatgttttcatcaaggatctctctctctactttgctcctttcatcttttcctcgatcctgactagtctcccagtccctgccgctgaaaaacatccccacagcatgatgctgccaccatcatgcttcactgtagggatggtgccaggcttcctccagacgtgacgcttgtcattcaggccaaagagttcaatcttggtttcatcagaccagagaatcttgtttctcatggtctgagagtcctttaggtgccttttggaaaactccaagcggactgtcatgtgccttttactgaggagtggcttcagtctgaccactctaccataaaggcctgattggtggagtgctgcagagatggttgtccttctggaaggttctcccatctccacagaggaactcttgagctctgtcagagtgaccatcgggttcttggtccttctcccccgattgctcagtttggccgggtggccagctctaggaagtcttggtggttccaaacttcttccatttaagaatgatggaggccactgtgttcttggggaccttcaatgctgcagacattttttggtaccctaccAGTTTATACGAATGGGAGTTAGCATTTAACAGTCACtttttctaaacctgaaaagggacaacttctaaatgttatgcagcaaaaacagccaaatatatccaaatcggattttagtaaccacattatgggcctgttacaatacataaatCATTAAGGATTTAACAAATATCCACtgtgttagatcagatttgttgaacgTGATCCAATCCAGCGTCCTTCTATTCCCCATGGTCTGCATTTATTCCATTATCCTCATTACCGCATCTATCTCCATTACCTCAAACTAATTTTTGTGTCTTTGAAATCCCTACATGAGGTATCATAAACATGTTATTTATTTGTGAAGCTGTTCTGATAGTCTTTTGTCAAAGTTTATCCATGTTTTTGTTGTCagggaagtgagtttgtgtttatacaggatgtaccgcccctacctaccatcaaccaatcatgtcaatgcggagctatgcAGAGCCGTCTGCATTgttaaagccaatttatgcttgctcTGGAATTGTGATTAAGTGGCTCCGTACAGAGGATTTGACGCAATTGCGTAGCCTCTAGGGGCAcgcagaggccaaatcgagctctgtaccgcatcgctgtgcgcctcccaaatgtcttaacaatgcggagggctccgtatagctccacATTTACATGATAGGTTGACCTTAGGTGGGGgcaggaggtcctgtataaacacaaactcacttccttgacaacttccttcacaacagctctgctccgcgaagcgcaagaagtatgaatgctctGACTTCTGCGGAGGCTGCATCGCACTAAATGCTGTATGGCCACTGCAGACgttggattgaccatgcagagcccctacgcatacaaagcagaaagaggaccgtttccaaataatctacaggacaacaaaaaatattttcaaatcaaatacatttgtatttatcacatgcgccgaatacaagtgtgcagactttacagtgaaatgcttgcttacgaacctttcccaacaatgcagagtttaaacataataataaaaaaatgtcaTAGTAACTAACACAatagaataaaatacacaagaatggagctatatacagggagtaccagtaccagatcaatgtgcagaggtacgaggtatttgaggtagatatgtacatgaaggcagggtaaagtgactaggcatctggATAGATAacaataagagtaaaataaagaacagtgtAGCAGCAtcaaatgatgagtgtaaaagtgtgtgtgtgtgtgtatgtgaatgtgtgagggttttgtgtgggagtgacagtgtagtgtgtgtgagggagtgtgtaTATAGAGTGTATATAACATCTAGTGATtgtgcgtagggtcagtgcaagatagagtcagtgcagatagtttgggtaccattaattgactatttagcagtctggctatttagcagtcttaaggattggaggtagaagctgtcttggagcctgttggtccgagagacGATGCTTTGGTACCATTTGCcggatggtagcagagtgaagagtctatggcttgggtgactggagtctttggacatttttcgggccttcctctgacaccatctgatatagaggtcctggatgtactgggctgtccgcaccaccctctgtagcccTTTGCGGTCAAGGGtggtgcaattgccataccaagtggtgatgaagccagtcatgatgctctcgatggtgcagctgtagaactttttgaggatctgagggcccatgccaaatcttttcagcctcctgaggtggaAGAGGCGCTGCCGTGCTCTCTTCACGTCTGTGCGGGTGTGTATGGACCATATTcagtccttagtgatgtgtacgccaaggagcTTGAAgatctcgacccgctccacaacagctccatcgatgtggatgggggcgtgctgtcccctctttctcctatagtccacgatcagctcattGGTCaaactgacgttgagggagaggttgttgtcctggcactacactgctaaatctctgacatcctccctaAGTAGTCTGTCTGACTGCCCGCTCCCACCCTCTGCATGAAAAATGCAGACTGCGCCACAATGATCTCTGTCGGGACCCGCAGGTCCTGCAGGCATCCCGCGGGAATGCAGCCCTCTAGTTTGTATCCATTTAAATAGGCCTAAGCTAGGCTACAATTCTGTACCTTTTCTTCTGAGAGCGTAGGAAGGTATGTAatttaaaaatatatgtattttttgtCCTGTTTGATTTTGCTTTGATCAACACCACATGATTGCTTATTGTCATCTTATTATAGCCCATGTAGTATTTTATTTCAGTAGGAGATCATAGACAACTAAAATCTGATGAATGAGATGAATACAATCAGTAGGTTACTGGTGCACACTGTAAATCCAGTTTTCAATAGCCTAAAGAAAAACAGATTTAGAGGACTGCACAAAGAAGTTGAGGGAAAGACTAAATCAGTTGTGTAAATCCAGCAattatgttttttgtgtgtgacaGTTGGTGCATTGCCACAGGGGCATAGACATGCACCTTCAAGGCATTGACTAGTTTGATTTTCATTTCagaaataaaataccaaataaggTAGCAAATAAAGCATAATTATTATGTCATTATTGCTAGGATAAAAACTGTCGCTGGACAACATGTAGAGATGCGCAGCCAGGATGTACATTGATGTTCGCGAACACGACCAATTAAAAGAATACCCATGATGCAAAGCGGTTTATCACATTGGAAGCAATCGCTCAGCCTGTACAGGAGTGTCAAATTCAAGGTGAGTGGTGTTTTTCAGCAGAATTTAACGCATTTTAatcgttttcattgtattaacgACAAATCTTACATGTTCGTCGTCTTCATGCTAATACAAGTCATAGCTGGCTGGTAAGAGACAAACATGATAACGCGAgtgctaagctagctagctaaagttatcaTAGGGTCGACTAATACTGTAACTTCCTCAAATACTGTAAGTTAGCTAGTGTCATGTCTTTTTTGCTTTAGATGCCTGTATGGAAGATGTGCACAGGttgggtttccactagttaccacagccacgtTACTTCCGTCAGCTATCTAGCTAGGAACCGTTAACGTTAACTTGCTAGGAACTTCAGCTAGCTACTGTACATGCACTGTTTAGCTTTCGTCAGTAATATACCTGTTCAGTTTGTTAGCTAGTTTGGTACTGTCAAAGTTAACTGTTGTcatttgtccctctctctccgtttGATAGTATGGCGCTTCATAAACTATTCCGTCTGTCCTCGCTGTTCCGCTCCGCGGTGTCATTGACACTGCGCAGGAATGTCGGCCTGTCTGCTGTCCTCTTCAACCGGGCCAAGGACCTGGACCCTATCCAGAAACTATTCCTAGACAAGATCCGCGACTACAGCACCAAGAGCAAGTGAGTGTAATAAATAACCGCACTATTGTCCGACTGTCACCGCTGGCCTActctaatgtacagtggggaaaaaaagtatttagtcagccaccaattgtgcaagttctcccacttaaaaagatgagagaggcctgtaattttcatcataggtacacgtcaactatgacagacaaaatgagaatttttttctccagaaaatcacattgtaggattttctatgcatttatttgcaaattatggtggaaaataagtatttggtcaataacaaaagtttctcaatactttgttatatacccttagttggcaatgacacaggtcaaacgttttctgtaagtcttcacaaggttttcacacactgttgctggtattttggcccattcctccatgcagatctcctctagagcagtgatgttttggggctgtcgctgtgcaacacggactttcaactccctccaaagattttctatggggttgagatctggagactggctaggccactccaggaccttgaaatacttcttacgaagccactccttcgttgcctgggcggtgtgtttgggatcattgtcatgctgaaagacccagccacgtttcatcttcaatgcccttgctgatggaaggaggttttcactcaaaatctcacgatacatggccccattcattctttcctttacacggatcagtcggtcctggtccctttgcagaaaaacagccccaaagcatgatgtttccacccccatgcttcacagtaggtatggtgttctttggatgcaactcagcattctttgtcctccaaacacgacgagttgagtttttaccaaaaagttctattttggtttcatctgaccatatgacattctcccaatcctcttctggatcatccaaatgcactctagcaaacttcagacgggcctggacatgtactggcttaagcagggggacacgtctggcactgcaggatttgagtccctggcggcgtagtgtgttactgatggtaggctttgttactttggtcccagctctctgcaggtcattcactaggtccccccgtgtggttctgggatttttgctca
This genomic interval from Coregonus clupeaformis isolate EN_2021a unplaced genomic scaffold, ASM2061545v1 scaf0870, whole genome shotgun sequence contains the following:
- the atp5pf gene encoding ATP synthase-coupling factor 6, mitochondrial codes for the protein MALHKLFRLSSLFRSAVSLTLRRNVGLSAVLFNRAKDLDPIQKLFLDKIRDYSTKSKAAAGGIVDAGPSYEKGVSEEITKLQRLYGTGDLTKFPDFKFTEPQLQEVAK